AGAGTATTTCGATCCTTCCGATAAAAATGATCTGAAGATCAAATTATCGGAAATCCTAAAGAATCAAAAAAAACAAAAACAACTTACCAAATTAGGAGAAACCAATTCAAAACGGTTTCCCTGGAAAAATGCGATCGAGAATTTGAATTCATTGTACCAATCCGAAATCGAAGGATTCGCAGAAAACGGTTAAGTCCCGACCATCTCCTCAAAAATAACCCCGTATTTCGTAAAAAACCTCCGAAAAAAAAACTTGTCATGGTACTGCCAGGAACGAGATTGATTCTCAATAGCACCATGATCAAATGTCACTGCGCAGAAGTTTTCTTTGAAGAGATCTTAAATGTTGTCAAAGATACAAATCGCCCTATACTAGAAGTAGCGAAGGAAATGGGAGCTGCCGATACTTGCACTGCTTGTGTAAGCGATATGCTCCAATTCATTCAAAATGAACTAGAGGGGCTAGAACTTGCAGGACATTCAACTTATCGATAACCATTTAATCCAAACAGTCATTTCCAAAGCGGGTTCCTCTCCGCGAAAGCGCACCAATCATAATTTTCACCAATTAACAGAAGTTTACCAAAGATTTTTAAATGTCCTGATGGAAGATACATATGTCTCCGTTCACAGACATCTTTCCGATCCAAAACATGAAACCTTTTTGATTCTCCAAGGAAAGGTAGGTTTTCTCATTTATGACGAAGAAGGGAATGTAAAAGAAAAACATCTGCTGTCTTCGGAAGGTCCGGTCTACGGAATAGACATTCAACCGGGGGTTTGGCATAACTTAGTTTGTCTAAGTCCTGTGGCGGTTTGTTTTGAAGGAAAGTCCGGACCGTATATAGAAACAACGGATAAAGAATTTCATTCCAAATATCCAAGCGAAGGCGATCCGGAATGTGCTAAGACAAATGAGTCTTGGAAAAAATTATTTCAGTGATGAGGATCCTATTTTCCATATTCATGTTTACTTTTTTCAGCTGTAAAACACTACCGAAGTTTATACCGGTTCAAAATCATAAATCTTCACAAATCATAAGCAATGGGATCGAACGGAGCTTTCGTTATTTGTTACCGGGCGAATATAAAAAAAATTCCCTTCCTTTGATCTTCGTATTACACGGAGGTGGTGGTAGTAGCGAAGCGATGATTTACCTGACCAGGCTTTCCGAAAAAGTCGATCAGGACAGATTCATCGTAGTTTATCCGGAAGGCTTTGCCAATCGATGGAATGACGGAAGAGGAATCAAACATTCCATCACGGATCAGAAGAATACTGAAGACGTTTTGTTCTTTCGGGATATGGTAACTTATTTCAAAAAAAACTATCAGATAGATGAGAGTCGGATTCATGTGGTCGGTTTATCTAACGGAGGTTTTATGGCCCAGAGATTGGCCTGTGAAGCACCCGATATTTTCGCTTCCTCGTTTTCCGTTGCCGCAACTACATCCAAATTCTTATCTCAAAATTGCACTCTGAACGGCCCTTTATCCATCGGGTTCATATTCGGAAAAAAAGATGATATCATTCCTTATAACGGGGGAACCATTTATATCCCCAAAAATCCTTCAAATGATAAGGATAGAATCGGTGCAGGGGAAAGTATTTCCTTTCAAGATAGTTTGAAATTCTGGTCTGAAAAATTGCAATGTACTTCGGAAAACAAACGTTATATCCAAGGACTTAAACCGAAAATCAATAAGGATATCATTCGTTACGATTACGAATCCGCAAATAGTTCTTTAAAATTAAGAGCCTTCCTTTTGGAAAATGGAGGTCATATTTGGCCGCATGGATTTTTTTATCATAACGATAAAAAATACGGATATCTTTCGGAAGATTTGGATGCATCTTCTGCTGTATTGGATTTTTTTAAAGAAACTCCTAAGACAAACTACCTGGGCGGCAATTAATGTTTTATTCGGAAATTCGAAACAAACAAACGACATTCTCTACTTTGGAAACCGGATCGGGAGAACCCATCCTCTTTCTGCACGGATTTCCGGATAATAACAAAACCTTTTCTCAAATCATGGAACCGATCGGAAGACAAGGATATCATTGCGTAGCCCCTGTTATGCGTGGTTATGAGCCGAAAACAATCTCTCATTGGTCGAAACTTCATATCAACGATCTGGTTTTGGATATATTAGGATGGATGGACGATCGGGGCTGGGATCATGTCCATCTGGTAGGTCATAATTGGGGAGCGGTCATTGCTTATGCCGCGGGTATTTATTATCCGATGCGGATTTCTTCCATTACAGCCATAGGAGTGCCACTCTTAAAAAACTATCAGGAAACTCTGATCTGGGCACCGCAACAATCCTTTCATTCCTGGTACCTCCTTCTATTTCAAATTCCTTTTCTTGCGGAACTTACCATTCGTTCCAATCATTTTGCAATGATTGATTACCTTTGGAAAGATTGGTCGCCGGAATTGTTGCCGAATCAGGACCACCTAGCAGAGATTAAAAATAATTTTCAAAATCCGGGAGTTCTATCTTCGGCTCTTTCTTATTATAGAAACCTCAACGATTTGCTTACGGAATCAGGAAGAGAAAGTATTTTGGGAATTTTGGATGCGGTTGTTGGAACTCCTACCCAAGTATTGTATGGAGAAGAAGACGGTTGCTTTCATAGAAACTTATTCGAACAATTATTGAAAGATTCGGACTTTCCCCAAGGTCTGAAAAAAATCGGATTCAAAAATTGCGGACATTTCCTACATTGGGAAGAACCGGAAGCGGTCGTTGAAGAAATTTTATCTTGGGTTAAAAAAAACAAATATAAATTCTAGAACTCCTGCTCGTCTCATTTTAGCATGGAGTCGAAGATGAATATAAACTTAGGAATACTCGATCGTTTATTACGTGCGTTAGTTGGAATTGTAATTGCAGTCGTCTACTTAACCGGCTCCATCCAAGGTTTCACAGCAATTGTTTTTGCCCCCATCGGACTTTATTTGATCAGCACCGCTGTGGTCGGATTTTGCCCGA
The nucleotide sequence above comes from Leptospira kobayashii. Encoded proteins:
- a CDS encoding WbuC family cupin fold metalloprotein; the protein is MQDIQLIDNHLIQTVISKAGSSPRKRTNHNFHQLTEVYQRFLNVLMEDTYVSVHRHLSDPKHETFLILQGKVGFLIYDEEGNVKEKHLLSSEGPVYGIDIQPGVWHNLVCLSPVAVCFEGKSGPYIETTDKEFHSKYPSEGDPECAKTNESWKKLFQ
- a CDS encoding alpha/beta hydrolase family esterase, coding for MFTFFSCKTLPKFIPVQNHKSSQIISNGIERSFRYLLPGEYKKNSLPLIFVLHGGGGSSEAMIYLTRLSEKVDQDRFIVVYPEGFANRWNDGRGIKHSITDQKNTEDVLFFRDMVTYFKKNYQIDESRIHVVGLSNGGFMAQRLACEAPDIFASSFSVAATTSKFLSQNCTLNGPLSIGFIFGKKDDIIPYNGGTIYIPKNPSNDKDRIGAGESISFQDSLKFWSEKLQCTSENKRYIQGLKPKINKDIIRYDYESANSSLKLRAFLLENGGHIWPHGFFYHNDKKYGYLSEDLDASSAVLDFFKETPKTNYLGGN
- a CDS encoding alpha/beta fold hydrolase, which gives rise to MFYSEIRNKQTTFSTLETGSGEPILFLHGFPDNNKTFSQIMEPIGRQGYHCVAPVMRGYEPKTISHWSKLHINDLVLDILGWMDDRGWDHVHLVGHNWGAVIAYAAGIYYPMRISSITAIGVPLLKNYQETLIWAPQQSFHSWYLLLFQIPFLAELTIRSNHFAMIDYLWKDWSPELLPNQDHLAEIKNNFQNPGVLSSALSYYRNLNDLLTESGRESILGILDAVVGTPTQVLYGEEDGCFHRNLFEQLLKDSDFPQGLKKIGFKNCGHFLHWEEPEAVVEEILSWVKKNKYKF
- a CDS encoding YgaP family membrane protein — translated: MNINLGILDRLLRALVGIVIAVVYLTGSIQGFTAIVFAPIGLYLISTAVVGFCPIYFQKNLSTKTRKPV